In Suricata suricatta isolate VVHF042 chromosome X, meerkat_22Aug2017_6uvM2_HiC, whole genome shotgun sequence, the DNA window TGTAAagaacttagcacagtgcctggaacctaCCTAATATCCAACAAATGAAAGTTTAACACACTTTTTGTTCATTAATGTGGAGAAAGTTGATGAAACAAAGGCAAATTCATCAATTACATAGTAACTATTCTTGACACTGCAGGAAGATTACCACTTTGTCACGGTTTTTGGAAAGTACCAGGAACAACTAGAAAAATCAAACTTTCTTTTAGTGAGGTCTACATTCCTCGTTGCACCAATTTTCTCAGAGCTACCTTTACATCCTTGTTTCTTAGGGTGTAAATAATAGGGTTGAGAGCAGGGGTAAGCACGGTATACAGAAGGGAAAGCAACTTCAATATGTCTTCATACTGAGGCCTCGATGGGAAGCCATAGACAATGCCCAGTGTTCCATAATACAAACTGACCACTATCAGATGGGAGGAACAGGTGGAGAAGGCCCTCTGTTTCCCTGTGGTAGAAGGAATCCTCAGAATGGTGGAGATGATGTGAGCATAAGATGCTAGAGTTAGCATGAAGGGGCCGAGGGCAAATAAAGAGGTACATATAAAAGAGGTCATCTCAGCTACTTGAGTATCAGTGCAGGCCAATTTCATGATGGGCTTCAAATCACAGAAGAAATGGTCAATCTCATTGGTAGCACAGAATGTTAACCGAAAAGTGAGGCTCATGAGAAGGATGGGTGCCAGAAATCCAGCCACCCAAGAGACACCAGCTAGCTGTAAGCAACCCCAATAGTCCATTATGCTTGGGTAATGCAATGGGTTACAGATGGCTATGTAGCGATCATAAGACATTACAGCCAGAAAGAAGCATTCTGTGGCTACCAGagcagcaaaaaaataaaactggcaaGCACAGCCTGGGAAGGAAATAGGCACATGAGCTGATAACAATGTCCTCAGCATCATGGGC includes these proteins:
- the LOC115283503 gene encoding olfactory receptor 11L1-like, with the protein product MTQITEFILLGFGDLHGLQFLLFGLFLIIYVVTVIGNIVILTVVSANRSLHTPMYFFLGHFSFLEIGYTTTIEPMMLRTLLSAHVPISFPGCACQFYFFAALVATECFFLAVMSYDRYIAICNPLHYPSIMDYWGCLQLAGVSWVAGFLAPILLMSLTFRLTFCATNEIDHFFCDLKPIMKLACTDTQVAEMTSFICTSLFALGPFMLTLASYAHIISTILRIPSTTGKQRAFSTCSSHLIVVSLYYGTLGIVYGFPSRPQYEDILKLLSLLYTVLTPALNPIIYTLRNKDVKVALRKLVQRGM